A genomic segment from uncultured Alistipes sp. encodes:
- a CDS encoding DUF4302 domain-containing protein codes for MKKTISIIALLFGLSFLTSCESTVTMDGSADARVDAVIKGYISELAAAENGWIFDVMTSEGNYRFYMEFTDDNMVTMYTDNLYYPQWNGVPKTSTYNIRSLQRPTLSFDTYSYLAVINDPDDGISHGSGNMGLQTDFEFEVETFTDGVFSLTGRVNRVAATLRQATAEESASVKSGGLMDVLTNAQRYRSGEYCYFMVGDTKVSLILNARSIDISYVDPEGNVIQSSGYTLTDLEGNISLLEPIEVAGETLTGFAWDASASAFEAEVAGTPQTVDAQADPVIPLHYMLGPNKTYTVLASMLDMYPSYSASENEFAYLFVQAYTSIAQRYRLQLQELDLEFYMTDGGAPRMMMVYDCSGYQGWVTYSLSFNETEDQFTVTGMSFDDDAYGNGALFASAYTALPLFWSGKTFKIDWSPVTFGSYSMGQVVLVDGEAPAAFHGALF; via the coding sequence ATGAAAAAAACTATCAGCATAATAGCATTACTCTTCGGCCTGTCGTTCCTGACGTCGTGCGAGTCGACGGTGACGATGGACGGCAGTGCCGATGCGCGGGTCGATGCGGTGATCAAGGGTTACATTTCGGAGCTTGCCGCTGCCGAGAACGGCTGGATTTTCGACGTGATGACCAGCGAGGGCAACTACCGTTTCTACATGGAGTTCACCGATGACAACATGGTGACGATGTATACGGACAACCTCTATTATCCGCAGTGGAACGGGGTTCCCAAGACTTCGACCTACAATATTCGTTCGCTGCAGCGCCCGACGCTGTCGTTCGACACCTATTCGTATCTGGCCGTGATCAACGATCCGGACGACGGCATCAGCCACGGTTCGGGAAACATGGGTCTTCAGACGGATTTCGAGTTCGAGGTCGAGACCTTCACGGATGGCGTCTTCTCGCTGACGGGCCGTGTCAACCGGGTTGCGGCGACGCTGCGGCAGGCCACGGCCGAAGAGTCCGCTTCGGTGAAATCGGGCGGTTTGATGGATGTGCTCACCAATGCGCAGCGTTACCGTTCGGGCGAGTATTGCTACTTCATGGTCGGCGATACGAAGGTGAGCCTGATTCTCAATGCACGGTCGATCGACATTTCGTATGTGGATCCGGAGGGGAATGTGATCCAGTCTTCGGGTTATACGCTGACCGACCTGGAGGGGAACATCAGCCTGCTGGAGCCGATCGAGGTTGCCGGGGAGACGTTGACCGGTTTTGCCTGGGATGCTTCGGCGTCGGCATTCGAGGCCGAGGTTGCGGGGACTCCGCAGACTGTCGATGCGCAGGCCGATCCGGTTATTCCGCTCCATTACATGCTGGGCCCGAATAAGACTTATACCGTTCTGGCCTCGATGTTGGACATGTATCCGTCGTATTCCGCTTCGGAGAATGAGTTTGCCTATCTGTTCGTCCAGGCCTATACGTCGATTGCCCAGAGATACAGGTTGCAGTTGCAGGAGTTGGATCTGGAGTTTTACATGACGGATGGAGGAGCTCCGCGCATGATGATGGTATACGATTGCAGCGGTTATCAGGGCTGGGTTACCTACTCCCTGTCGTTCAACGAAACGGAGGATCAGTTTACGGTTACCGGGATGTCGTTCGATGACGATGCCTACGGCAACGGGGCTCTCTTTGCGAGTGCTTATACGGCCTTGCCGCTGTTCTGGTCGGGTAAAACCTTCAAGATCGACTGGTCGCCGGTTACTTTCGGTTCCTATTCCATGGGTCAGGTCGTTTTGGTTGACGGTGAAGCACCTGCCGCTTTCCACGGAGCGCTTTTCTGA
- a CDS encoding substrate import-associated zinc metallohydrolase lipoprotein translates to MKKTKILYGVLLLGLALGTLSCREKETIADDIVIPGLGGTEEAANELDKWLYENFTEPYNIEVVYRWDAAQMYTTLASRLVPVEYDAVKPMMAAIRDVWFKPYVQAAGVDFIKRMSPKKVVLVGSPEYQNGSIKLGQAEGARKILLLNANNFDPTDEAGLKQALHTILHEFAHILHQTVMFDKTYQDISAGFYSATGWKEYDRNQSQDYNPESYARGFVSNYAMSSKDEDFVEVLSMILVYGKQWFDETVLPVAQESEETDAYNALQQKLSIVETYLLNSWGIQFLDNEVTGERGLESYVQEAVATVVATPPTE, encoded by the coding sequence ATGAAAAAGACCAAGATTCTATATGGTGTCCTGTTGCTGGGATTGGCCCTCGGGACGCTCTCGTGTCGGGAAAAGGAGACGATTGCCGACGATATCGTAATTCCCGGTCTGGGCGGAACGGAAGAGGCGGCCAACGAACTGGACAAATGGCTCTATGAGAATTTCACCGAGCCCTACAACATCGAAGTGGTTTATCGCTGGGACGCGGCCCAGATGTACACGACGCTTGCCTCGCGGCTGGTGCCCGTGGAGTACGATGCCGTGAAACCCATGATGGCGGCGATCCGCGACGTGTGGTTCAAGCCCTATGTCCAGGCCGCGGGCGTGGACTTCATCAAGCGGATGTCTCCGAAGAAGGTGGTGCTGGTCGGCAGCCCCGAATACCAGAACGGTTCGATCAAGCTGGGCCAGGCCGAGGGCGCCCGCAAGATCCTGCTGCTCAATGCCAACAATTTCGATCCGACCGACGAGGCGGGTTTGAAGCAGGCCCTGCATACCATTCTGCACGAGTTTGCCCATATTCTGCACCAGACGGTGATGTTCGACAAGACGTATCAGGACATCAGTGCGGGCTTTTACAGCGCGACGGGATGGAAGGAGTACGACCGGAACCAGTCTCAGGATTATAATCCGGAATCCTATGCCCGCGGTTTTGTCAGCAACTATGCCATGAGCAGCAAGGACGAGGATTTCGTGGAGGTTCTCTCGATGATTCTGGTCTACGGCAAGCAGTGGTTCGACGAGACGGTGCTTCCTGTCGCCCAGGAGTCCGAAGAGACCGACGCCTACAATGCCCTCCAGCAGAAGCTGTCGATCGTGGAGACCTATCTGCTCAACTCCTGGGGCATTCAGTTCCTGGACAATGAGGTGACGGGCGAGCGCGGTCTTGAAAGTTATGTCCAGGAGGCCGTTGCCACGGTTGTAGCGACGCCGCCGACGGAGTAA
- a CDS encoding RagB/SusD family nutrient uptake outer membrane protein, translating into MRKLIAVLSVVSAAVFFASCNKFLDEMPDNRTQIDNLEKVKALLVTAYPGKFYATWLEPRCDGMADHGATMDGTQPSSSFAFIYTAYRWDEYPSMENSDDAEAYWTSCYGAIAAANHALEALDKLGNPKGSEPYRAEALLCRAYAHFCLLTLFTDFFDEANRGTNPGIPYVTEPEDVVNKQYDRETVSATLAKVKDDLSEGLKGVGTSADFEQPKFHFTLDAARMLALRVALFERDYPTVISYASQLIPQPTTWASIVNQQQEPLLNADGSEVKIPHPNDFASLFCVSNLFDWRSAMSMYSGSTELQLAFSNADNANVILAAEPYSLLNRTAMSTAYTRYTHGGKEFNAILGANASGVNWHMPTYGFNGAPADAPGFLPKIYEDFKVSNINANTGQPYVRVALFRLEEALLARAEAYAMTGEYDLALADLTMFSQRRVQSTNVAQYYYSRDKVVDYYTDVLTLSDHYMNSNFNAGRFKADLSTYEGKLQRGLVLAVLDARRMEYIYEGMRWFDILRWNIPVTHTMLSGESSTLTPDDDRRVIQIPETASLSGLEKNPYDHIPQPWS; encoded by the coding sequence ATGAGAAAATTGATAGCAGTGTTGTCGGTCGTTTCCGCGGCGGTATTTTTTGCCTCCTGCAACAAATTCCTCGATGAGATGCCCGATAACCGGACACAGATAGACAATTTGGAGAAGGTCAAGGCGTTGCTCGTGACGGCCTATCCGGGAAAATTCTATGCGACGTGGCTCGAACCCCGCTGCGACGGGATGGCCGACCACGGCGCCACGATGGACGGAACGCAGCCGAGTTCCAGTTTTGCCTTCATTTATACGGCCTATCGCTGGGACGAGTACCCCAGCATGGAGAACTCCGACGATGCCGAAGCCTATTGGACCTCCTGCTACGGGGCGATTGCGGCGGCCAACCATGCCCTGGAGGCGCTCGACAAACTGGGGAACCCCAAGGGCAGCGAACCCTACCGTGCCGAGGCGCTGCTTTGCCGGGCCTATGCGCACTTCTGCCTGCTGACGCTCTTCACGGACTTCTTCGACGAGGCCAACCGCGGAACCAATCCGGGTATCCCCTATGTGACGGAGCCGGAGGATGTGGTCAACAAACAGTATGATCGTGAAACGGTTTCGGCGACGCTGGCCAAGGTGAAGGACGACCTCTCCGAAGGCTTGAAAGGGGTGGGTACGTCCGCGGATTTCGAGCAGCCGAAGTTCCACTTTACGCTCGATGCGGCCCGGATGCTGGCGCTGCGTGTCGCGCTCTTCGAGCGGGATTATCCCACGGTGATCTCCTATGCCTCCCAGCTGATCCCGCAGCCGACGACCTGGGCCAGTATCGTGAATCAGCAGCAGGAGCCCCTGCTCAATGCCGACGGTTCGGAGGTCAAGATCCCGCATCCCAATGATTTCGCATCGCTGTTCTGCGTGAGCAACCTGTTCGACTGGAGAAGCGCGATGAGCATGTATTCGGGATCGACGGAGTTGCAGCTGGCCTTTAGCAATGCCGACAATGCGAACGTCATATTGGCTGCGGAACCCTACTCGCTGCTCAACAGAACCGCGATGTCGACGGCCTATACCCGTTATACGCACGGGGGCAAGGAGTTCAATGCGATTCTGGGCGCGAATGCGTCGGGCGTGAACTGGCACATGCCGACCTACGGGTTCAATGGCGCTCCGGCGGATGCCCCGGGCTTCCTGCCCAAGATCTATGAGGACTTCAAGGTGTCCAACATCAACGCCAATACGGGCCAGCCGTATGTCCGGGTAGCCCTGTTCCGGCTGGAGGAGGCGCTGCTGGCACGTGCCGAGGCCTACGCCATGACGGGCGAATACGACCTGGCCCTGGCCGATCTGACGATGTTCTCCCAGCGGCGGGTTCAGAGCACCAATGTCGCTCAGTATTACTATTCGCGCGACAAGGTCGTAGACTATTACACCGATGTGTTGACGCTGTCGGATCACTACATGAATTCCAATTTCAATGCAGGGCGTTTTAAGGCCGATCTTTCGACCTACGAGGGCAAACTGCAGCGGGGCCTGGTTCTGGCCGTACTCGATGCCCGCCGCATGGAGTACATCTATGAGGGAATGCGCTGGTTCGACATCCTGCGTTGGAACATTCCGGTTACGCACACGATGCTTTCGGGCGAGAGCAGCACGCTGACGCCCGACGACGACCGCCGTGTGATTCAGATCCCGGAGACCGCATCGCTTTCGGGCCTTGAGAAGAATCCTTACGACCATATTCCTCAGCCCTGGAGTTAG